AAAGTACCGCACGGTCGTCCAAAAGTTCTAAATTTAGCACACGCACAACCTTGCTGACGCCGCACAGCAAAAACAGGGACGCTAATCAAACAGCGCATGAAACCCTTGCTTTTCCGGGTTTATTTTCCGGACGGAACGGGCCTGAGTCTAGTCCCTGGTAAACCACCTACCGTTGGTCCTGCCACCCGACCGATCTGGTTGCAGCTGGTGAAGTTTGCGCTCCCGCTGGGATTTCGTTTTCCGGTGCACCCGCCTATCCTCTAGATGTTCCGGTATCTCCAGATCACCCGACAGGGACGCATCGTTAAAGTCCGAACACTGTTTCAGGTATCGCATCAGCGTTTCATTTGCCTGGCGTACCTCCATCTCGCCTGCGGCCAAAATTTTGCGCTCCCGACGCCTCCGCGATTCCGATTTGCTGCGCTTCCGGCGTGGGCTTTTCTCGAGACTGCTTCGGCTGCGGGTACTGCGTTGGGCGGGACTCTTTTGCGGATCGGACAGCGATTGTACCTTTAGCTGACGGTCCATGTAGCCGAGGATGCCCTTCTGCAACTTGTCATCCGTTGGTCCTGGTACGGTACCGAGACTGGCCAGCCCGCTGACAAGATCTACAGCAACAACCTCCACCGTACCGTCCACACTGACCGGTGCATCTAGCTCCGTGGTCACCATGGCAGGTGAGTTGCTACGGGGTGTTTGGGACATCCGTGCCGGACCACTGTCACCGCTGGCACTGTAGTGGTAGTGCTGGGTCGGTACCGAGGTGCCTGTAGCACTGCTGCTAGCATTGGTCGTCGTGCTGCCACCACTGTGCTCCGGCGTATCCGGGCGCCGTACCGAGCGAACTAGGGTGGAGGATCTATTTTTAGAACCGCTCGCTACCGCCAGCTCCTGGTCGGCGGCGGATTGCGTGGCACCATCGTCGACGCCGCGCACTTCCGTCTGCTCCAGCTGCTCGAGCCGTTGAGGTGTTGCGCTGCGGCGTGCTCGAGAACTACGATGCCTCGAGCTCGCCTTGCTCTGATGTACGCGAGCCGTCGTCTCCATTGGTAGGCCACGGcgggtttgtgtgtatgtagaaACACTTCCTACTCCCTTTGTACACTGACCACAACAAACACTTGCTTCTGATGGGGGAGTAGGGAGTAAAGAGGGTGAAGAACTATGTCACGACACGTCaccacacacaatcacacacttCTAGGACCAGTTGAAAATGGGAGGGAAAGCGTGTGCGAACAGGTCTTTCCGTGGGATGGTTCGGAGTAGGCACGGGTTTTCTCAATATCTAGGACAACATTTACAATCCCAGCCACATAACACAGTCACATTACTGGATCGCAGTGCCTACACGCGCACTCACTTTAAGGAtagcaggggaaaaaaagggaaggactCGGTCGGTCAGTTCCGTGCTGAAGGCTCGCGCTCCTAAGTACAGCCCGAAACCACGTACTTGCGCTACCGGACTCGTCCAACGACTGGGATGTAGCACCAGCATCTGGCCAACAATCAGCTCACCAGCGAACAAATGTATGGTCCTGTGGCGATTATTACCAACAGAAGCCACGCACCAGGTACATACTGAGCGATCCTGCCGCCGTCGTGTCTCGCAGCGTGTGCAACTATTGCGTAGTGCGAGACTTCGGATTGCCAGTTGCTTTCGGTACGCTCGGGATGGCCATGCGCACTCGCATCCTTGCAAAAGGGCGCTATCGATCCGCGTGCAAGTAGTAGTGTTGGTGGGTGGactaaaacgaaaacatcccACCACCTCCATGGCTACGTCCTCCAACCCAACAAAACGAAGATTTTTCAGAACCCTGTCATTGCGTCCACCAACTGTAGATACCCACAGTCGACtagcaaaaagaaaggatAGTCAACGGTGATGACGTTTCAAAAATAATGTACAAGTTGCTCGATTTCGGGTAACGCACAACACCACAACCGATCGAAGTTACCCaacgttttgtgtgttttggaaCTTCTTGCCGACTACGACGACGGGTTACTATGGAGCATGACAAAGCATTCTACtgctgatgataatgatggacAGGTTACTACGAgcctggtttgttgttgtttattcaCCCAGTTCTGCCTATCGAGACGCACTGTCGGTTAATGGGGAGGTCCTGTAACAACGCTAGTCCTCATCAAGTACAGAACCCTTAAATGTGTAAACATGTTACCCTTGGTAATCTGCTATTTTTATTAGAACATCAACATACTACACACAATTATGGGACCCTTGAATGCGGACGATGAAGTGTCAATTTGACCGTTAGCAACGGCAGGCGTCTCGCACCGTTGACTTCATGCCCCTTAGGAAAAGTCCTGACTGTGCACCAAGCTTACCAAGTGAGCTGGTACGCGTGTTCACATGGAaggtatgtatgtgtgtgtcgatgcttttttttcgtcctgcTGTAGAGATTGCCCAGGGAGAACCGAATGAATGAACCGTAGTAAAAACCGGAGAGCTTCTTCAGTCACCCGCTCTTGGACAGCCATATGGCCGCCACGTCCTCGGCTCTGGACGATTCCCTCATTCAATACTGGCCCCGAAGCAAGAAGATGGCAGCATAATGGCATCAGATGCAGCATGCAGAACGCTGAGACGCGATTCTCTCGTCCTTATGACGTCAACTTCGGCTGATGACGTCAATCGGAAGGACGTGACCGCGACACGCTCATTCGTTTACAGCCACAAGTTTGCCACTTCGTACATCCTCTTTCAGCCAGGGATGAAGAGAGCTCTCCGGAGCTACTGAATGGccagaatgctttttttttgtgcctttgTTGCGCCGCAGGATGGGGGGTTTTCTTGTTTGGCCCAGCCGTGCGAACTTTATGCCAATTCACCCACGCCGCGTCGTGTTTAATCATTTTCACACTGCGGCAAAATATGTGCGAATatgcgcacgtgtgtgtgtctctctgtgtgtatgtgtgtgtgtatgtttatgcATTAACATAACCGATATTGGCCGGTAGGGATGTCGGTGGCAataaaggtttaaaaaaaccGAAATAAGGGGAGTTtgaatggaaaaggaaaatcgaatcgaataaaACAGCAAAGTTCCAATGCATCTTAatggtgtctttttttttcgttcttctatatattaaaataacaaaactcaTGCCAAAACGAGTAAAGCATTAGGTACAAAAAAAGCTCTTACACTCTTAATTCTTGGACAGGAACTCTCGCATGTACTGGTTTACCACTTCCGGTTTGTGCTGCTGCAGGAAGTGATCCACACCGGGCACAATTCGGAACTCCAGATTTTCAAACTCTTGCTGCATCAGTGGGCCCGTTTCTTTGGAAATGTAGAGATCATTCTCCCCCAACAGATACAGACCCGGCGCATACGTTTTCGGCTTCGGTGGTGTTAGTTTCCGCGTGAAGAACCGGAAATTCTCACGGTAGTAGTTGATCGGGTACGTCATACCGTTTGGCTTGGAGAAGGTGTACTTGAACGCTTCGACCACTTCGGGCCCTCCGTGGTCCTTGAAGATCACCTTAAAGATGTGGAAGTCCATCATGCGTACGAAGAACTCTGGCAGCCAGGGCATTTGGTAGAAGAAGACGTACCTAGAATGGAAGGAGAGTTTCATAGAATTAGTCATTTGAATGAACGATCTAGAGGGTCTTACTCTTACCAAGACATTTTTAGCTGTTCTTTGTTGGtggagaaaagctttcgcacTACCTTCTGCGATGGACCATCCATCATGATGTATCGCTCGATCATGTCCATGTGTTTCGTGATAAAGTGCCATCCAATCACTGCACCCCAGTCGTGTGCAACGAGAGTAAACTTTTGGCGCCCTAGAGAGAAGGAAGGAGTATCACTGGATTAACGTCCAAGAAAACCTTGATCGATCTTGTAGTTGTTAAGCGATTTTACGATACATTTAACCTAGAACTCTAAAACTGTCTGTATCTATACGGTAGGTACCGTTTTAAAGATCGAGTAAGATCGTTGCACGTTCCTAAACCAACGTCTCACGACCTTGATGACGAACTTCGTATCGATTAAAGTACCATGCCGCTTGGGTAATCGATAGTTAAGTCAAGCAACCATCAGACATCCATCAACCTTATCGTTTGCAGTGCCTAACGTACTTCACGTCATCCACCGCTATTACGCATAGCCACACCGATTCggcatttaaaaaagcttctgAAGGTGAAGGTTAAATCTATCAATTTTATCTCTTTGAGCTAATAAAAAGCGTTACGCTGCGCTTTAAACCCTTTCTTTGGTTGGCAATAAAGCCCCAACTCGGGAGGGATTTCGTAATGTTTGTACCCTTTCCGAGTGCAAGTTTGTCTAAGACGTTTTCTCCCAATTTTTGTGTCACTTATAATCGTAATTGCTAAACATGTGCTTGAAGGTGTCTTCAAAATTGTCACACCTTTCGGTGTAACCAGACACCCCAAAACTACCATGTGGTGTCCAATGCCGGTGTCTAAATaacgcaaacgaaaacaataaatgaaCATCAGCACTGTTGACAGTTGCATAATTGGCCTTCCTCAAATGCCGCCGCTAGGTACGCAGCACGTAAACAAACTCATCCCGATCGATTCAACTCGATCGCTGGCCGCCCGTCGGAACCATTTGTCACACCTAGCAGCTAACGCAACGCTGAATTTCACCACCAAAGAAGATGTCAGCTGTGTCAGCCATCAGCATAAGCGTGGGGACTAATGATCAGCGGAAGCAGCTGTGAACGGGTGCTACTATCTACGGTGCGCGTTATCTCgatttctctcttttttttgtaggtcCGAAAGCACTCATAATACGCCTGTCATGCAGGGTACTGTCGTGAACTTTGTACAAGGTATCGTCAATCACTTAGCACTTATTGGCAGCTACCGGGTGCACTGTACACAGCTCTTACCTAATGCTCGCACCAGACACCGTATGTCCTCTGTCATGTTGTCGATTCGGTAGGCATACCGGTACTCGGGTTTTTCGGTATCACCGTAACCACGCATATCCAACGCCACTACCCTGAGAAACGATGGGAGGAGGAAGTTCAATTAAAACGGACGCTAGATCTTTATCACTCCATCCGGATGCTTACCAATAATCTTTGGAGAACTCCTTCAACTGATGGCGCCACGAGTACCAAAATTCGGGAAATCCATGCACGAACAGCATGAGCGGTTTCGAACGATCCCCATTCTCGACGTAATGTATCCGGATGCCCTGCAAGTACACATCACCACCCGTGAGAGCTCTCTTTTCGAATCAAAAATCCCTCAAAAATCACACCTCAACTTACATTCGCATTCTGATACTTATCCACACCGTACTGGTGGTTCTTCAAACAATCCGGTGCTACCGGACGTTCCTTTTGCACCCAAAACTTCGTGTGCGGCTTCGTCACAAACAGCACCAGAATGCCGAAAAGTACGCGCAAACTGTAGAACAGACACAGCGCGTACGACACTACGAACTGTATCGATTCCCGGATGTAGTATTCCACCATCGTGAGATCGTGTTTTGGGGGATGAATGGATGCAGGTTCTACTCGCTCGCGCAAACGCGACCCGCTGATCTGTGTGCTGTACACGACGGATTTTGACGACGCACTGAATGAGCGTAGTACGGTGCCGATGTCTCACCTAACGAAAGCAACGCTGTGGTGGAGAGTTTGCGCGACGACCGTGTGCGATAAGCTGAGGTTGCCCGACCGCGTGTTCCAATGGGGGAAGAAGTGTAAGGGCGTACGCGCGCAGTGGAGCAAATTGGCGATGTACAGTGGAGCACAGCTGATGTGGGACATGTTATACtttttaacactagaactaccgcgATTTTTTCGCGTGCAACTTTGCCGCGACCAGTCGAAATGACTGGTGgttacgaaaaaaatattttttttttatgatctgaaaaacattttcatatttctttgaGTTTGTTTACTTGGCTCAATGCGCATTTGATAGGTTGTTTCTTATACCAGCAATGGAAAATTCTCGAAAAGAACAAGTAAATTGTTTATCCTGTTGTGTTGCAACCTTGAAGATTGAAATCGTTTACAGCCAAATTATCAAAACATCAGCCTTGCTGCTCATATAATTGTTAAAcgatattttgtttcttgtgtATCATACAGTTATACTGCAAGGAATACGTCTGTCGGTTATATATAATCACCTTTTTGTGAGCATTTTGCTTTCATACAAGCAGTTCATCGTTCCACAAACtaccagtcaaaatgactggtttGCGTAACGTAAgatttataataaaaacatcAAACTCTAGCCTTGTATAAAATTCTTAtatattacaattttttgtataatttgaaTCCTCACTAAATTTCCCACGTGTGAATTATTCCATTCGTCACTGTGGCACTCCCAGTCACAGTCACAGACTCCACCAATGTAGTTTTTATCAAACGCTGCACTCTGGTTAATGGAAGGCAGATTCACGCCGTCATTCTTTGCTACCCGGCAAACGACAGTACCACTTCCATACTTCATCTTCTCCTTCCCGTCATCCGCCAACGGCCGGAATAATTACGATGCTCGCGGTCAGCAGCATCATACTCATGACGGAAAGATGAGTATGATTGTAATATCGTGACCTCACGTTAGAGATGCCTCAACGGTACATCGCGAATGCGGTAGTTAGTGGGCTAGGGCATCCGATCAGCTCCGAGCACACTTCTGATCGATGATCATTGCTGTTGGGCtagaaaaagtgaaaaatatggCTGCAAAAAAGGCAGAATTTGCTTGGGTGAAATTGCTTTGTGGTTCGCCTGGCAAATTATTAtcgagagaagaaagaaagatgaCTGTGGATCAAGCCGATCATATCGACGTAGATCATTCCTTTCTGTTCTCAACAAAAGTCAAAATCAATATTAACCTGATTGTGAAACTCCCACCGTACATACCTAGATAGAGAAATATTTCTGTGCAAATGTTGATTCTAAATGTATAAATATTGCTGTGTTTGTACAGTCTGTACGTTCTTTAATAATGATGTAATCATCATGCTCAGGGCTTATAGACGTTGATAGGGCTTCTGGTAACTGCATTGCTTGGGGGAGCGTTCAAAAAGAATTatatttgcataatttgtTGCCATTTTGATTATATTGCAatacttttgaaatatttattttcatacttTAATCGTTCCGTTTAGCATCATTCTTCCACTCttaagattggatttgttTACCATCTGAAGCTTCTTCAGGTACGCTATAAACACATCCGAATCGAGTGGACCAATCTTTCGATCTAGTCGCTCCAATGCCCACCGGAACCCATCCTTACCGGTGGCAATGAACGATAGTGTCGCCACCTTATAAGTTGCCCTTCGATTCAATCGTTCATAGCTGATACCATCGCGCAAGTTACGCACCTCGATCGAGAGCACCCGTTCGTACGGTTTTCGATCGAGATCCGCCACTACGCGCAATCCCGAGACTTGGGCCACGTTTAATCGCTTAGCACTATCCAACACGAGCGAGTGCTCGATGATGTTCCATAGTGTGTCGCCCCGTAGCGTTAGCAGATCGACCGTGTTCGAGAATGGGCTCGCACCGATCGCTTCCTCGTTGGTAATAACTGTCGAAtcaaatccacaaaaaaaatatgtaactgattgttcaaaattttaaatagcTAAACAAATACTTACATCCTCTGGGTATTGGTGATCGGAAGTTACCAGCATTTATCACCGCTACCGGGTGGAAGGTTTCGTTGGTGTAGTAATCGGCGATCGCGTCCGCCACCAAGCTTCCCAAGTTACACTCACTAACACGGCAAGTGTTCTGTACAAGATCGACAGCCGTTTCAGCTATTTTGGTTGCTCCGTACGATGCTACCTGCTTGCGATAGGGTTCCAGAATTATTAACGCCCACCGGCTCTGCGGTATTCGGTCGGACAGATACACCGGGAATCCTTCCCAATGTTTAACTTCTCCTTCTTTGTTAAAATAGGCCGTCAAACGGCCTACGTACTTACCGTAAGCGTAGGCTTGCACAATTAGTATCTAAAATGTGATTCCTAACGCATTAGGAAATTGTACTTTCTCCCTAAATCGCATCACGTGACGCAGTTACCTTACGTCCATCCTTATTTGTCACAACTACTGGATAATCGCCCAAAATTTTATCAAGTTTACTGTGCGGCATGCTGGAACCGTTCGGGAAAAGAAACGAATGTGAATGTCCCCCAATGATCACATCCACATGGTCGCCCGCCTCTTCCGCGATCTGTTTATCCACCTCCAGCCCGCAGTGGGACAGCACCAGTATGATGTTCACGCCTCGTTGCTTTAGAGCTTGCGATTCCGTGCGCACCGTGTCAATAGAATTGGCAAATGTGATGCTTTCAGTGTTGGAGAGTTCCTGCAAAACAAAGGTAGGGTAACTTCGGAAGACATCTCTTAGCATCTATATATGAAGCAAATAACTCACATGTGTTGTATCAGCTATCACCCCAATAACGCCTATCGAACGTCCACCCCGCTCAAGTATCACCGAACGTGGTAAATCAGGGAAAGGATCTTTCGATCGGATTAAATTCGATGCTACGGTTGGAATCTTTTCGGTTGCTAGTGCCTTCAGATAGGGTCTTAATCCATTCAACCCATCATCAAACTCATGGTTTCCGAGTGTCTATCAAACAGGTCGGAGATTAACACTCTTGTAGGAACATTGTTGCCGATCATTTACAGCAAAAGCTTACCATCGCATCTGGATGCAGTAGTTGCATGAACCGAGCCACTACCTTCCACCGGTGATAGTTGTACCAGATCGTACCTTGATAATTGTCACCGACATTAAAGAAGAGTGGATTTGGGTGCGTCTTTTTCAGCTTTCGTACGATGTGAAACACGCGCGCTATACCGGCAATGCACGTATCACCCTCACTCGCTTTACACTTCGACGATCTCTCTGAAGTTTCCGCAAATCTGGTATGAAATCAGTGGTCTCATCATTAAGGGGTTCTCGCGATTTGAGCGATCGTCTCATAATTTACCTTGCATGAAGATCGTTCATATGTATGATCGTAAGTGGAAACAGATTGTTCAGCTTACCAAGATTGCTTGGCAAATTATCCGTCCCATGACACTGCCACGCTAGTATGGCCCACAGTACCGTGGTCGTCGTCACACTGATCAGCATTGCTTTCCCCAATTACTATGCGCCCCTCGGTGTCGATTATTACCCTCTCCTTTTGCGGTGTGAACGCTTTATATACTAAACCGCTGCTTCACATCAAGTGAACGATCGTACAAATGTGGAAAACTCTGTTTACCCGTGGTAAATAGTCATCGCTCACTACCCTTCAACGAGTGCCATTCCATAATCAATTAGTCGACAAACAGTGCCGCTTCTTAATGTATGTGAGCGCGATTGTCTCGCGTGCGACAGGTCGATCAGTGCATCGCACGAATTCTTGGCGCATCAAATACCGAAAGGGGTTACGTTTGGGGTGCGTGATTCAACCATGATTGGCCACACCACATGGTTTGGAGCCATATAAATCCATCGGATGGGCCTTACCGGCCGGTATCACTACGTAATGGATCAATTAGTGATCGGTTGTGTGCGGCGTGTGGTGCTCGTTTGTGGAAAATTCTTGCTCCGGATACTCCGCTGGCTGAGCATATCGTACTGGATTCCCGCACCGAGACCCGACCCACCTGATGCGCTTAACAGCAGCAAATGGGGTACTCATCGGTACATCAAAATTCATGTAAGTCTCATCGCCGTAGAATCCTCATCGCAGAACTATTAGTGATATTGAGCCTCATGTCTCAACAGGACATAAAGCTACACTACGTGGAGAAAGGATCCAGTAGCAAACCGTTGATGCTGTTCCTGCACGGTTTGCCTGATTTCTGGTACAGCTGGCGTTATCAGATGCACGAGTTTTCCCAAGACTACTGGACCGTAGCACTCGATCTTCCCGGTTTCGGTCGTTCAGAACCACCCATCTACAGTATCACGTACAAGGTAAACAATCTGGCACGAATCGTCTGTTCGCTCATCAACGCCCTTGGGAAATCAGATTGCATTCTGATCGGTAACGGTGCTGGAGCAATACTTGGTTGGCACCTTGTGAACCAGTTCCCCGAGAAGGTGTCCAAGTACGTGATGCTCGGAGCACCCTCAGAAGCCGTACTGCAGCAGCTGTATGATCGTGGTGCGATACCACTGGGAACGTTACTTAAAGCTGGATTCCTTTCCTGCCGAGCAGACATTCTAAAGTATCTAGCTCGTGCTGACGATTATTCGTTGTTTGATGATCTGCTCGGTGCAAATTCCAAACCACAAGACCTGGAAGCGTACAAGTACACGTTCGCTCAGCGAACCGCACTAGAGCGAGCGTTGCTAGCTTTTCGAGAGAACTTTGTCGACTTTTTCCTGGAGCAGTATGAATTCCGCGTACGCAAATCGTCCAACACACCGGGACTGTTTCTGTTTGGTGAAAAGTTTTGCTCAATCGATCCGGAAGAATACGTGCCCTTGCTCGTGCACATGTATCGTCCGTTGGAGACACGCTTCATACCACGGGTGGGTCACTTTATGCATCAAGATAATCCTAAAATGGTGAGCAAAATTATATCCGAATTTCTTCGAGAACACACGAATCGACCTAAACGATCGATTGTGGACGCACCGGCAAGGCAAATATTGGTGAAGGACGTGTGTGATAATTGTTATGGAAAGGAGCACAGCAAACCGGGAGTGGCGCACCATGATGAGTGCGCTAATAATTGTGACGGTCAGGAGCATAGACATATTTTCACTAAAGTAAAAGTTCCTATCAGTTCgtgagttgaaaaaaaaaatagacaaatAAACATACTCAACAGGTGCTTTATTCCGTGATTTGCCTCTACCGTCTAGTGTCCAAACAACGCttctaccaaacaaaaaaaaaccttcactcGTCTACGGTCTACTCCTCATCGTGCAGTTGCCGCAAAATTAGCATCTGTTCCTGCTCGCGAATAGTTTCACGCGTCTGCAACGATCGCTGGCGCCACAAGCGTGCAGCACGCAGCAGGTGTTGCGGATCATCATCCGTTCCGGTGGTGGAGTCCGGTGGTCTTTGCTGTGCTGCACTGGCGTGACGTGACGATTCACCCTGACCCGCCACACCGATTACACCCAGCTCAAGGTCGACCGCTTTCTGGGGCAAACGTTCGGGAAAATCTTTCGAAAAGGACGAATCCGAACTGCTAACGCTCGAGCAGGATGTAGATTCGCCCCAGGCAGTTCGCTGGCGGCGCCGACGGCGTGCTTTGGTGATGACACTTCCGACCACTGGTTCGCCGGACGTGAGTTGGGCTTTTATCTTAACTGGATCTGATGGGAAGGAT
This genomic window from Anopheles maculipalpis chromosome 2RL, idAnoMacuDA_375_x, whole genome shotgun sequence contains:
- the LOC126568310 gene encoding apyrase-like, which encodes KAMLISVTTTTVLWAILAWQCHGTDNLPSNLGKLNNLFPLTIIHMNDLHARFAETSERSSKCKASEGDTCIAGIARVFHIVRKLKKTHPNPLFFNVGDNYQGTIWYNYHRWKVVARFMQLLHPDAMTLGNHEFDDGLNGLRPYLKALATEKIPTVASNLIRSKDPFPDLPRSVILERGGRSIGVIGVIADTTHELSNTESITFANSIDTVRTESQALKQRGVNIILVLSHCGLEVDKQIAEEAGDHVDVIIGGHSHSFLFPNGSSMPHSKLDKILGDYPVVVTNKDGRKILIVQAYAYGKYVGRLTAYFNKEGEVKHWEGFPVYLSDRIPQSRWALIILEPYRKQVASYGATKIAETAVDLVQNTCRVSECNLGSLVADAIADYYTNETFHPVAVINAGNFRSPIPRGFITNEEAIGASPFSNTVDLLTLRGDTLWNIIEHSLVLDSAKRLNVAQVSGLRVVADLDRKPYERVLSIEVRNLRDGISYERLNRRATYKVATLSFIATGKDGFRWALERLDRKIGPLDSDVFIAYLKKLQMVNKSNLKSGRMMLNGTIKP
- the LOC126568106 gene encoding uncharacterized protein LOC126568106; this encodes METTARVHQSKASSRHRSSRARRSATPQRLEQLEQTEVRGVDDGATQSAADQELAVASGSKNRSSTLVRSVRRPDTPEHSGGSTTTNASSSATGTSVPTQHYHYSASGDSGPARMSQTPRSNSPAMVTTELDAPVSVDGTVEVVAVDLVSGLASLGTVPGPTDDKLQKGILGYMDRQLKVQSLSDPQKSPAQRSTRSRSSLEKSPRRKRSKSESRRRRERKILAAGEMEVRQANETLMRYLKQCSDFNDASLSGDLEIPEHLEDRRVHRKTKSQRERKLHQLQPDRSGGRTNADDLMSYHGEIYNPFTPVVSPTTEAAATRIDKMYIQTASGYRPVDNTYSYHKSRALIGGDPESNSHTINTSVHLSCAVQRVWHLLSTVCHGLLGGLAFAHLLLICTTKPYDWVDASIRHYSAFAEVYANTFYCLAIVCMVSIFDRMDIAYGGDTNISFRSIFIIMIYVMTIILSLSAGTMDERLYVTSTLNVTVWEEELETNKVLSIWNALSIAQSVGAIFGWLIVGFLPNQDNLYDQLLEMEKYQLQ
- the LOC126568262 gene encoding epoxide hydrolase 4-like, with the protein product MDQLVIGCVRRVVLVCGKFLLRILRWLSISYWIPAPRPDPPDALNSSKWGTHRYIKIHDIKLHYVEKGSSSKPLMLFLHGLPDFWYSWRYQMHEFSQDYWTVALDLPGFGRSEPPIYSITYKVNNLARIVCSLINALGKSDCILIGNGAGAILGWHLVNQFPEKVSKYVMLGAPSEAVLQQLYDRGAIPLGTLLKAGFLSCRADILKYLARADDYSLFDDLLGANSKPQDLEAYKYTFAQRTALERALLAFRENFVDFFLEQYEFRVRKSSNTPGLFLFGEKFCSIDPEEYVPLLVHMYRPLETRFIPRVGHFMHQDNPKMVSKIISEFLREHTNRPKRSIVDAPARQILVKDVCDNCYGKEHSKPGVAHHDECANNCDGQEHRHIFTKVKVPISS
- the LOC126568339 gene encoding epoxide hydrolase 3-like; amino-acid sequence: MVEYYIRESIQFVVSYALCLFYSLRVLFGILVLFVTKPHTKFWVQKERPVAPDCLKNHQYGVDKYQNANGIRIHYVENGDRSKPLMLFVHGFPEFWYSWRHQLKEFSKDYWVVALDMRGYGDTEKPEYRYAYRIDNMTEDIRCLVRALGRQKFTLVAHDWGAVIGWHFITKHMDMIERYIMMDGPSQKVVRKLFSTNKEQLKMSWYVFFYQMPWLPEFFVRMMDFHIFKVIFKDHGGPEVVEAFKYTFSKPNGMTYPINYYRENFRFFTRKLTPPKPKTYAPGLYLLGENDLYISKETGPLMQQEFENLEFRIVPGVDHFLQQHKPEVVNQYMREFLSKN